One Bremerella sp. JC817 DNA segment encodes these proteins:
- a CDS encoding thioredoxin family protein, which translates to MIRTFCAFLLSFQLFSLASAGEFNPVLDIGQAVTPWKDLEGTDGATHTWDEFKTKKVLVVAFTCNTCPYAVDYQDRLKKLASKWNQDDRVAVVAVNSNLIDEDSLKAMTEHAQKAEFNFLYLKDANQELGKAWGATRTPEFFVLDEDRKVIYMGAMDNDTNAEKATINYVDLAVEATLGGKQPEVQETVAIGCNIRYKRSRRSR; encoded by the coding sequence ATGATTCGGACTTTCTGCGCGTTTCTCCTTAGCTTCCAACTCTTCTCGCTGGCCTCGGCAGGCGAGTTCAATCCGGTACTCGATATCGGACAAGCCGTCACTCCATGGAAAGACCTGGAAGGGACCGACGGAGCGACGCACACGTGGGACGAGTTCAAAACAAAGAAGGTCTTAGTTGTGGCATTTACCTGTAATACCTGCCCGTATGCCGTGGATTACCAAGACCGCCTGAAGAAGCTCGCCTCGAAATGGAACCAAGACGACCGCGTTGCTGTGGTGGCGGTGAATTCCAACTTGATTGATGAGGATTCACTCAAAGCGATGACCGAGCACGCCCAAAAGGCAGAATTCAACTTCCTTTACCTAAAAGACGCAAACCAAGAGTTGGGCAAAGCCTGGGGGGCCACGCGCACGCCGGAGTTCTTTGTCTTGGACGAAGATCGCAAAGTGATCTACATGGGCGCGATGGACAACGATACCAATGCCGAGAAAGCCACGATCAACTACGTCGATCTCGCCGTCGAAGCGACCCTGGGCGGCAAGCAGCCAGAAGTTCAAGAGACCGTCGCGATCGGTTGCAACATTCGCTACAAACGCTCGCGACGTTCCCGCTAA
- a CDS encoding VOC family protein — protein sequence MELFAIEIRTTQWRTMVQWYSAALGMKSSVRSDDDGYALLVGRGWRLAILARDDVDQRNHSTISLAIEVEDLASAQAHIVPLLSDTLAEIESSDEGFLQWAIADPDGNRIKLFQFVTPD from the coding sequence ATGGAACTGTTTGCGATCGAGATTCGCACCACGCAATGGCGAACGATGGTGCAGTGGTATTCGGCAGCGTTGGGGATGAAGTCTTCCGTCCGCAGCGACGACGATGGATACGCGCTGCTGGTCGGACGTGGCTGGCGACTGGCGATTCTGGCTCGCGATGATGTGGACCAGAGAAATCATTCCACGATCAGCCTGGCCATCGAGGTCGAAGACCTGGCATCGGCTCAAGCTCACATCGTGCCTTTGTTGTCAGATACTCTTGCAGAAATCGAATCGAGCGATGAGGGCTTTCTGCAGTGGGCAATTGCCGATCCAGATGGTAATCGGATCAAGTTGTTCCAGTTTGTCACGCCGGACTAG
- a CDS encoding alkaline phosphatase D family protein, whose protein sequence is MAVFISILPRFCLPYANLVQDRWFPMTWRIPFSRRAFLKSSAAAMTLAVGAKADANFVIPPYQATGVRTGEVTPTSAIVWTRKTANISRNQDGIVFTKRGRSEEALKTPVADIEGACPGKAGEIQLRYAPEGEFKNVQETDWMPVDEENDFIYQFALTDLKPDTKYWFESTTRDNGQAHHSIKGSFRTAPLPDAITPIRFCVMTCQGYPDRDHREGHPIYPAMLKKDPAFLSLTGDLVYYDNDAPSATTADLARLHWQRMFSLSRLRETLGKVSAYWLKDDHDTLSDDSWPGRSYGELTFEEGQKIFRQQAPLSSDSYRTFRWGKDLQIWLTDGRDFRSPNKMPDGPNKTIWGEEQKAWFKKTVSESDATWKVLISPTPLVGPDRKGKNDNHANAGFQHEGDELRSWIQENVPHNFFVICGDRHWQYHSIHPETGVQEFSVGAASNSHAGGTPGRNPQYHQFHKVQGGFLNVEVDREDDQPRIVFQLCDVDGNVSYEKAFSRPST, encoded by the coding sequence GTGGCTGTTTTTATCTCGATCTTGCCTCGTTTTTGCCTGCCCTATGCCAACCTCGTACAAGACCGGTGGTTCCCAATGACCTGGCGTATTCCTTTCTCGCGACGTGCCTTTCTCAAGTCATCAGCCGCCGCCATGACCCTGGCGGTGGGGGCCAAGGCGGACGCCAACTTTGTTATTCCACCCTATCAAGCGACGGGCGTGCGGACAGGAGAAGTCACTCCGACGTCGGCTATTGTCTGGACACGCAAAACGGCGAACATCTCTCGAAACCAGGATGGCATCGTCTTCACCAAGCGAGGCAGATCGGAAGAGGCACTCAAGACCCCGGTGGCGGATATCGAAGGGGCATGCCCCGGCAAGGCAGGTGAGATTCAATTGAGGTATGCACCGGAAGGTGAATTCAAGAATGTTCAAGAAACCGATTGGATGCCGGTCGACGAAGAAAACGACTTCATCTATCAGTTCGCACTGACCGACCTGAAGCCTGACACAAAATACTGGTTCGAGAGCACCACGAGAGATAACGGTCAAGCGCATCACAGCATCAAAGGAAGCTTCCGCACGGCGCCTTTGCCCGATGCCATCACGCCGATTCGATTTTGTGTGATGACCTGTCAGGGCTATCCCGATCGTGATCATCGAGAGGGACATCCCATCTATCCCGCGATGCTAAAAAAGGATCCGGCCTTTCTTTCGCTGACAGGCGATCTCGTTTACTACGACAATGATGCCCCGAGCGCGACGACGGCCGATCTGGCTCGATTGCATTGGCAGCGGATGTTCAGCCTGTCGCGTCTGCGAGAAACGCTCGGCAAGGTTTCTGCCTATTGGCTGAAGGACGATCACGATACGCTCAGCGACGACTCGTGGCCAGGCCGAAGTTACGGCGAACTGACCTTTGAGGAAGGGCAGAAGATCTTTCGCCAACAGGCACCCCTGAGCAGTGATTCGTATCGAACGTTTCGCTGGGGTAAAGATCTGCAAATCTGGTTAACGGATGGACGTGATTTCCGTTCGCCGAACAAGATGCCGGATGGCCCCAACAAAACGATCTGGGGCGAAGAGCAGAAGGCCTGGTTCAAGAAAACAGTCAGCGAAAGCGACGCGACCTGGAAAGTGCTAATTAGCCCCACGCCACTGGTCGGGCCTGATCGAAAAGGAAAGAACGATAACCACGCCAACGCAGGCTTCCAGCACGAAGGGGACGAACTACGAAGCTGGATCCAAGAGAACGTGCCACACAACTTCTTCGTGATTTGTGGCGATCGCCACTGGCAATATCATTCGATCCATCCAGAAACGGGCGTTCAGGAATTCAGCGTCGGTGCGGCCAGCAATTCGCACGCAGGTGGAACGCCCGGGCGCAATCCCCAGTATCACCAGTTTCACAAAGTCCAGGGTGGATTTCTAAACGTGGAAGTCGATCGCGAAGACGATCAGCCGCGAATCGTCTTTCAGTTGTGCGATGTTGATGGCAACGTTTCTTACGAGAAGGCGTTCTCGCGTCCATCCACGTAA
- a CDS encoding TIGR04222 domain-containing membrane protein, translating into MEAEAQSLWQKLSEFKFDEEGTTLTFAARLARENGWRLGYAQRVVDEYRRFLLLSMVAGHAISPSEAVDQAWHLHLTYTKSYWQKLCGEVLPRPLHHCPTLGGEVETEKFEDWYTKTLESYRKFFQEEPPADIWPPPGKQMESVVDSRWVNAAEFFIIPRNPLKWFTMAMLLVVPMLMVGGCAADAPAGLAPLDFNANSFLTFLAVVGGFGFVVAIVIRFFYPMHDPMIPIDVESNSRKVYLSQGPQGLVLAVIAKLMEQGVLKMTEIPAGWLKGKTYQLTVAGPLPDDATSLDRLIYGLAPSSKPGELGKLVAKAIPLAKEEGALLQEMGLLEPNPCEPFVRRWVPSLTMLAITGLCFAKLIVGFDRGKPVGILLIVGLASVVMAFLLFRRSFRTPKGEEVLKSLRTEHAKLSPVARSSDPLSADDVFLAAGIFGLSYLSYGEYNRLQEEVKRSQMNHGGCGAACGSNGCGGSGCGSSGCGSSCGGGGCGGCGGCGGS; encoded by the coding sequence ATGGAAGCTGAAGCACAATCGCTCTGGCAGAAACTTTCAGAGTTCAAGTTCGACGAAGAAGGTACCACGCTGACCTTTGCTGCCCGGCTCGCTCGCGAGAATGGCTGGCGTTTAGGCTATGCCCAACGCGTCGTCGATGAATATCGCCGCTTCCTGCTGCTTTCGATGGTCGCCGGTCATGCGATCTCGCCCAGCGAAGCGGTCGATCAGGCCTGGCACCTGCATCTGACCTACACCAAAAGCTATTGGCAGAAACTGTGCGGTGAAGTTCTGCCACGGCCACTCCATCATTGCCCAACCCTGGGTGGCGAAGTTGAAACCGAGAAATTCGAGGACTGGTACACCAAGACACTCGAGAGCTACCGGAAGTTCTTTCAGGAAGAACCGCCAGCCGATATCTGGCCACCACCTGGCAAGCAGATGGAATCGGTCGTCGATAGCCGCTGGGTCAACGCGGCCGAGTTCTTCATCATTCCTCGCAACCCGTTGAAGTGGTTCACCATGGCAATGCTGCTGGTGGTTCCCATGCTGATGGTGGGGGGCTGCGCGGCAGATGCACCAGCCGGGCTCGCTCCGCTGGATTTCAATGCAAATTCATTCCTGACGTTTTTGGCCGTCGTCGGTGGTTTCGGTTTTGTCGTGGCGATCGTCATTCGTTTTTTCTATCCAATGCATGATCCAATGATTCCGATCGATGTCGAATCGAATTCGCGGAAGGTCTACCTCAGCCAGGGCCCGCAAGGTCTGGTTCTGGCGGTCATCGCCAAGCTGATGGAACAAGGTGTCCTGAAGATGACCGAAATCCCAGCCGGTTGGCTGAAAGGCAAGACATACCAACTTACCGTCGCAGGTCCCCTGCCGGACGATGCAACTTCGCTCGATCGTTTGATCTATGGATTGGCCCCGTCGAGCAAACCAGGTGAACTTGGCAAGTTGGTTGCGAAGGCGATTCCCTTAGCCAAAGAAGAAGGAGCATTACTGCAAGAGATGGGGCTATTGGAACCGAATCCGTGTGAACCGTTCGTTCGCCGCTGGGTTCCTTCCCTGACCATGCTGGCAATCACTGGCCTTTGCTTCGCCAAGCTGATTGTCGGATTCGACCGAGGAAAGCCGGTTGGGATTCTGCTAATCGTCGGGCTTGCTTCAGTCGTTATGGCATTTCTATTATTCCGAAGATCATTTCGCACGCCAAAAGGAGAGGAAGTGCTCAAGTCACTCCGAACCGAGCACGCGAAACTGAGCCCAGTCGCACGCAGCTCGGATCCATTATCGGCCGACGACGTGTTCCTTGCAGCCGGGATCTTCGGACTCTCGTACCTGTCTTATGGCGAGTACAATCGTCTTCAGGAAGAGGTCAAACGATCGCAGATGAATCACGGAGGATGCGGTGCTGCGTGTGGATCGAATGGCTGCGGAGGTAGCGGCTGTGGAAGCAGCGGGTGCGGATCAAGCTGTGGCGGCGGAGGATGTGGTGGTTGTGGAGGATGCGGGGGCAGCTAA
- a CDS encoding CPXCG motif-containing cysteine-rich protein has protein sequence MMQTEINYTCNACGEEIVIPLDVSQGHDQQFVEDCPVCCRPHVIHVQVDDDGEATAWAEPEQDYD, from the coding sequence ATGATGCAGACCGAAATCAATTACACCTGCAATGCATGTGGCGAAGAGATCGTGATACCGCTCGATGTCTCGCAAGGTCACGATCAGCAGTTTGTGGAAGACTGTCCTGTTTGTTGCCGACCCCATGTGATTCACGTGCAAGTCGACGACGACGGCGAAGCGACTGCCTGGGCCGAACCCGAGCAGGACTACGACTAA
- a CDS encoding efflux RND transporter permease subunit yields MNFIQLAVRQPITVAVGVILSLMAGVLAFTRMPIRMTPEVNSVVVSVMTYWENASAQEIESDVIEQQERRLGDLSGLVSMTSISQPGSGQIRLEFMTGTNIDDAMAEVDQKLSEVSGYPPEVDQPQVEDFDPESVDYISWIGLASTDPNFDATVLYDFMERRLRPRFERIPGVSQVGIRGAREREVQIRVDPFALAQRGITYQELVNALQYNNGNFSGGKLPEGKRDIRVRSVGRFRDAEWVENLVIRREATGPIYLRDVATVEEGHKELTEWVRARGQTMPFFNFMLESGGNLLETMDGINAEVAELNKPGGVLEQEAKRLGLNGTLELVQTYDATTYVVDAIALVESNIIMGGLLAIATLLLFLRSLRTIGIIAIAIPISTIVAVVIMVAMGRSMNIISLAGMAFAVGMVVDNAIVVIENIFRHIEMGKSATRAAVDGTQEVSGAVLASTLTTLVVFFPILLIEEQAGQLFRDIALAIMAAVGVSYVVSTTVIPSAAGQWLKAKAIQEHASESAIMKNPNAKPKSFGGRVWAMFMKLTDVPAMVGSTVYMLIGSWFTRLLVIGGFGVATIVGIWFLVPPLDYLPTGNRNIVLGMLLPPPGYNVDQLSEIGNRMETIIKPAWEAAGDKFGAEAVVRGHEWNGEDNRQPIAMPGSEETVLPPPLEHYFLVAWDGRVFQVGISKDKQKVVDTLPLFTQAAGGDNAPGVINFAFQMPLFRTGGTTGSAIKIDLIGDDLDRVSSSAGALLGKLIEGYGPYSVTPEPTNFALPTQEIRITPNDERLQDVQMTRRDVGYAVAANGDGILLPRAFDVGGELKDLKIINNEALQSDPTNAMFNSPLATPGGAVVDLLSLADREHVEAADQIKHVDRQRAVTLQFTPPPGLPLQEAITSVEALVDELREAGAISPDVEMQMAGSAGQLAQIREALMGDGTWVGTLGSSLFLALAIVYLLMVVLFQSWTYPLVIMVSVPLALLGGFAGLALVHEWSVGDRYMPIQNMDVLTILGFVILAGVVVNNAILIVYQTINFLQGRSEEGEDVSDLSPREAISKSVESRVRPILMSTLTSVGGMLPLVLMPGSGSELYRGLGAVVVGGLVVSTVFTMFLVPVLLSVLFDIWKPQQVEMDV; encoded by the coding sequence ATGAACTTCATCCAACTTGCGGTCAGACAACCGATCACGGTCGCAGTCGGGGTGATCCTTAGCCTGATGGCCGGTGTGCTGGCCTTCACGCGGATGCCAATCCGCATGACGCCTGAGGTGAACTCGGTCGTCGTCTCGGTGATGACCTATTGGGAGAACGCTTCGGCTCAAGAGATTGAGTCGGACGTGATCGAGCAACAAGAACGCCGACTGGGCGATCTTTCTGGTTTGGTCTCGATGACCAGCATCAGCCAGCCAGGTTCCGGACAGATTCGTCTTGAATTCATGACCGGAACGAACATCGATGACGCGATGGCGGAAGTCGATCAGAAGCTTTCGGAAGTGTCCGGATATCCACCGGAAGTCGATCAACCGCAGGTCGAGGATTTCGATCCGGAATCGGTCGACTATATCTCTTGGATTGGCCTGGCATCGACCGATCCGAACTTCGACGCGACGGTTCTGTACGACTTCATGGAACGCCGCCTCCGACCGCGCTTCGAACGTATCCCAGGCGTGTCGCAGGTCGGTATCCGCGGGGCACGTGAACGCGAGGTTCAGATTCGTGTCGATCCGTTCGCCTTGGCCCAGCGTGGGATCACCTACCAGGAACTGGTCAATGCACTGCAATACAACAACGGCAACTTCTCTGGTGGTAAGCTGCCGGAAGGCAAACGCGACATTCGTGTCCGTAGCGTTGGTCGTTTTCGCGATGCCGAATGGGTCGAGAATCTGGTGATTCGTCGCGAGGCGACCGGTCCGATCTATCTGCGCGACGTTGCCACCGTCGAGGAAGGGCACAAAGAACTGACCGAGTGGGTTCGTGCCCGTGGCCAGACGATGCCGTTCTTCAACTTCATGTTGGAAAGTGGCGGCAACCTGCTGGAAACGATGGATGGCATCAACGCGGAAGTCGCCGAGCTGAATAAACCTGGTGGCGTGCTCGAGCAGGAAGCGAAGCGGCTGGGGCTCAACGGCACGCTGGAACTTGTCCAGACCTACGATGCCACCACCTACGTGGTCGACGCCATCGCCCTGGTTGAAAGTAATATTATTATGGGTGGCCTGTTGGCCATCGCGACGTTGCTGCTGTTCTTGCGATCGCTCCGTACGATCGGGATTATCGCGATCGCCATTCCTATCTCGACCATTGTGGCCGTGGTGATCATGGTGGCGATGGGCCGTTCGATGAACATCATCTCGCTCGCCGGCATGGCGTTCGCGGTTGGGATGGTGGTCGATAATGCGATCGTGGTGATCGAGAACATCTTCCGTCATATCGAAATGGGCAAGTCCGCCACACGAGCCGCGGTCGATGGCACGCAAGAAGTGTCGGGTGCGGTGTTGGCATCGACGTTGACGACGTTGGTGGTGTTTTTTCCGATCCTGTTGATTGAAGAACAAGCAGGTCAGCTCTTCCGTGACATCGCTCTGGCGATTATGGCGGCGGTGGGTGTGAGTTACGTCGTCTCGACGACGGTGATTCCCTCCGCGGCGGGTCAGTGGCTTAAAGCGAAGGCGATTCAAGAGCATGCTTCGGAATCGGCCATCATGAAGAACCCCAACGCCAAGCCGAAATCGTTCGGCGGACGCGTCTGGGCGATGTTCATGAAGCTGACCGACGTGCCAGCGATGGTGGGCAGTACCGTTTACATGTTGATCGGAAGCTGGTTCACGCGATTGCTGGTGATTGGTGGTTTTGGCGTGGCGACGATCGTCGGGATTTGGTTCCTGGTGCCGCCGCTCGATTACCTGCCGACCGGTAACCGTAACATCGTGCTTGGCATGCTCCTTCCACCTCCCGGGTACAACGTCGATCAGTTGTCGGAGATCGGCAACCGGATGGAAACCATCATCAAGCCCGCCTGGGAAGCTGCCGGCGACAAGTTTGGTGCCGAAGCGGTCGTTCGTGGACACGAATGGAATGGCGAAGACAATCGTCAGCCGATCGCGATGCCAGGCTCGGAAGAAACGGTCTTGCCGCCGCCACTGGAGCATTACTTCCTGGTGGCTTGGGACGGGCGTGTTTTTCAGGTTGGTATCTCGAAGGATAAGCAGAAGGTCGTTGATACTCTGCCGCTCTTCACGCAAGCCGCCGGTGGCGACAACGCCCCTGGCGTGATTAACTTCGCCTTTCAGATGCCGCTGTTCCGCACTGGTGGTACCACTGGGTCGGCCATCAAGATCGACCTGATCGGGGACGATCTCGATCGTGTGAGTAGCTCGGCGGGCGCTTTGCTCGGGAAGCTGATCGAAGGCTACGGTCCATATTCGGTCACGCCGGAACCAACGAACTTCGCCTTGCCGACGCAAGAGATTCGGATCACGCCGAATGACGAACGTCTACAGGATGTGCAGATGACGCGTCGCGATGTTGGGTATGCGGTTGCGGCGAATGGAGACGGCATTTTGTTGCCACGTGCCTTCGACGTCGGTGGCGAGTTGAAAGACTTGAAGATCATCAACAACGAAGCCTTGCAAAGCGACCCGACCAACGCGATGTTCAATTCGCCATTGGCCACGCCCGGGGGGGCTGTTGTCGACTTGTTAAGTCTGGCCGATCGCGAACATGTGGAAGCAGCCGATCAGATCAAGCACGTCGACCGTCAACGTGCCGTGACGCTGCAGTTCACACCTCCACCAGGGTTGCCTCTGCAAGAGGCGATTACGAGTGTCGAGGCCTTGGTGGACGAGCTTCGCGAAGCGGGAGCGATCTCGCCGGATGTCGAGATGCAAATGGCCGGTTCGGCAGGTCAGCTTGCTCAGATTCGTGAAGCCCTGATGGGTGACGGAACCTGGGTGGGCACGCTGGGAAGTTCGTTGTTTTTGGCCTTGGCGATTGTTTACTTGCTGATGGTCGTGCTGTTCCAAAGCTGGACCTATCCGCTGGTGATCATGGTGAGCGTGCCGTTGGCATTGCTGGGTGGTTTCGCAGGCCTGGCACTGGTGCACGAGTGGAGCGTGGGCGATCGTTACATGCCAATTCAGAACATGGACGTGCTAACGATTCTCGGCTTCGTGATCCTGGCGGGTGTGGTGGTGAACAACGCGATTTTGATCGTGTATCAGACCATCAACTTCTTGCAAGGGCGAAGCGAAGAAGGGGAAGACGTCAGCGATCTTTCGCCACGAGAAGCGATTTCCAAGAGTGTCGAAAGCCGTGTGCGTCCGATTTTGATGAGCACGCTGACTTCGGTCGGTGGTATGCTGCCGCTGGTGCTGATGCCTGGTTCTGGTAGCGAACTTTACCGCGGACTGGGTGCAGTGGTGGTGGGTGGCCTGGTCGTGTCGACCGTCTTCACCATGTTCCTGGTGCCAGTCCTGCTGAGCGTACTGTTCGACATCTGGAAGCCGCAGCAAGTCGAGATGGACGTCTAA
- a CDS encoding efflux RND transporter periplasmic adaptor subunit, whose translation MAKQFGIAMAGLVLMTAPVLAQGPPTAVRAMPVVKQSVEPHHRFTGSLKAVARGSVAALEDGRVLEVTVREGATVQKGDVIARIDSRRLEAQKGEMEAAFGTAEALIAQREAELRQANLDMDRSASLIRNNAISKQQHERSETELAIAQAKLDTDRRRLDEIRRQLELVQVRLDDTIVRAPYDGQVIMRHTEPGEWIRAGEPFVTLVSTGIVEAWLEIPERYAGIVSQYSQNVPVTIVGSDRKFVSASAKRVHEVHPRTRTFQYVLTIDSDDAMLTPGMSVEAWLPTGPAEPALTVPKDALIRSAGLAYVFKAVPGEAGPTAVRTPVSVKFQTGSLAVIESAQLAEGDMVVVEGNERLFPGMPIAVTDVAEDQTQTAANVAGQPR comes from the coding sequence ATGGCGAAACAATTCGGGATCGCAATGGCGGGGCTCGTGCTGATGACGGCTCCCGTCCTGGCGCAAGGGCCACCCACCGCGGTACGTGCCATGCCGGTGGTCAAGCAATCGGTTGAACCACATCATCGGTTCACGGGCAGTTTGAAGGCGGTCGCTCGTGGTAGCGTCGCCGCTCTGGAAGATGGTCGTGTTCTGGAAGTCACCGTACGTGAAGGTGCCACCGTCCAGAAGGGTGACGTCATTGCTCGAATCGACTCGCGTCGACTCGAAGCCCAAAAAGGGGAAATGGAAGCCGCTTTTGGAACCGCCGAAGCGTTGATCGCTCAGCGGGAAGCGGAACTGCGGCAAGCGAATCTCGACATGGATCGCTCGGCGAGCTTGATTCGCAACAATGCCATCTCGAAGCAGCAGCACGAACGGAGCGAAACGGAACTGGCCATCGCTCAGGCCAAGCTCGATACCGATCGTCGCCGTCTCGATGAAATCCGTCGTCAGCTGGAACTGGTACAAGTTCGGCTCGACGACACGATCGTGCGTGCTCCTTACGACGGTCAGGTCATCATGCGACACACCGAGCCAGGCGAATGGATCCGTGCCGGTGAGCCATTTGTCACGCTGGTCTCGACCGGGATTGTCGAAGCCTGGTTGGAAATTCCAGAACGCTATGCAGGCATCGTCTCGCAGTATTCGCAAAATGTGCCGGTCACGATTGTAGGCTCGGATCGCAAGTTCGTTTCGGCTTCGGCCAAACGCGTTCATGAAGTTCATCCTCGCACGCGTACCTTCCAGTACGTGCTGACGATCGACTCCGACGATGCCATGCTGACGCCTGGGATGTCGGTCGAAGCCTGGTTGCCAACAGGTCCTGCCGAGCCTGCGTTGACAGTGCCTAAGGACGCGCTGATTCGTTCGGCTGGTCTGGCTTACGTGTTTAAAGCGGTCCCCGGCGAAGCAGGGCCGACGGCCGTTCGTACGCCGGTCTCGGTGAAGTTCCAGACGGGATCGCTGGCGGTGATCGAGTCGGCACAGTTGGCCGAAGGTGACATGGTGGTGGTCGAAGGAAACGAACGCTTGTTCCCCGGCATGCCGATCGCCGTGACCGATGTGGCGGAAGATCAGACCCAGACGGCAGCGAATGTCGCCGGTCAGCCTCGCTAG
- a CDS encoding TetR family transcriptional regulator C-terminal domain-containing protein: MGHETKLDIIEAGRKAMIAKSYNGVGLNEILTDAGVPKGSFYHFFKSKEELGVAVIEASVVENAQKLRQALTDPKLTPLKRLEKFFYSARDDFHSRELRQECLICKLALELSSLSEPLRNAVQVGWHQWRDIMADCLREAQEAGEISEEHDPASLAEFIAYSFEGAMMRVQVDNHIRPVNLFLHFVFQVLLKQAA; the protein is encoded by the coding sequence GTGGGTCACGAGACAAAACTCGACATAATCGAAGCTGGTCGCAAAGCGATGATTGCGAAGAGCTACAACGGGGTCGGTTTGAACGAGATTCTGACCGACGCCGGGGTTCCCAAAGGCTCGTTCTATCACTTTTTTAAGTCCAAAGAAGAGCTGGGCGTCGCGGTAATCGAGGCGTCGGTGGTCGAGAACGCTCAGAAACTTCGGCAAGCCTTAACAGATCCTAAGTTAACTCCGCTGAAGCGATTAGAAAAATTCTTCTATTCGGCCCGCGACGATTTCCATTCCCGGGAATTGCGGCAGGAATGCTTGATTTGTAAGCTAGCTTTAGAGTTGTCTTCTCTTAGCGAACCGCTACGCAATGCCGTGCAAGTTGGCTGGCATCAGTGGCGAGATATCATGGCCGATTGCTTGCGAGAAGCCCAAGAGGCGGGCGAGATCTCGGAAGAGCACGATCCAGCAAGCCTGGCCGAATTCATTGCCTACTCATTCGAGGGGGCCATGATGCGGGTCCAGGTAGATAATCACATTCGACCGGTGAACCTCTTCTTACATTTTGTATTCCAAGTATTACTGAAACAGGCTGCGTGA
- a CDS encoding MarR family transcriptional regulator, translating to MEEQDLVERMLRAIRRVILKTSQYSRSLSRNSGLTLPQLLCLRAIRDLSKEKDEVTAAQVSARVGLAAPTVSRILERMERAQLIERIRNSPDRRRVLIHLTETGTQRLAGIPTPLQEQFVNRVTSLDEEEQRRLVASLEQVVELMEAADLDAEPVISAEYEPREDRRVS from the coding sequence ATGGAAGAACAAGATCTCGTCGAACGAATGTTGCGGGCCATTCGTCGAGTCATTCTGAAGACCTCCCAATATTCGCGATCGCTCTCGCGAAACTCCGGTTTGACCCTTCCGCAGCTACTTTGCTTGCGGGCGATACGCGATCTGTCGAAAGAAAAAGACGAAGTCACCGCCGCCCAGGTTTCTGCCCGCGTCGGCCTCGCCGCGCCGACCGTCTCTCGAATTCTCGAGCGGATGGAACGTGCCCAGCTAATCGAACGGATTCGCAACAGTCCTGATCGCCGGCGTGTGCTGATTCACCTGACGGAAACAGGAACCCAGCGTCTGGCGGGCATTCCAACGCCGTTGCAAGAACAGTTCGTCAATCGCGTCACGTCGCTTGATGAAGAAGAGCAACGCCGCCTGGTGGCCTCGCTAGAGCAAGTCGTCGAATTGATGGAAGCCGCCGACCTGGATGCCGAACCTGTGATTTCTGCTGAATACGAACCACGAGAAGACCGTCGCGTTTCGTGA
- a CDS encoding ectoine synthase, with translation MLVRSLTDIQGTDADVEGGNWNSRRLLLAGDGMGFSLHDTILREGTTTPIHYQNHLEAVYCIEGHATVELVPSGEKFEIKPGTVYALNLNDKHLLHAHVDTRMVCVFNPAVVGNEVHDENGVYPAPANATS, from the coding sequence ATGCTCGTTCGAAGTTTGACTGATATTCAAGGTACCGACGCCGACGTTGAAGGTGGCAACTGGAACAGCCGCCGCTTGCTGTTGGCAGGCGATGGCATGGGCTTTTCCCTGCACGATACAATCTTGCGAGAAGGCACCACGACGCCGATCCATTACCAGAACCATCTGGAGGCGGTTTACTGTATTGAAGGGCATGCCACTGTCGAGCTCGTCCCCAGTGGCGAAAAGTTCGAGATCAAGCCAGGCACCGTCTATGCGCTGAATCTGAACGACAAGCATCTGCTGCATGCCCATGTCGACACCCGGATGGTATGCGTCTTCAATCCGGCGGTCGTTGGTAATGAAGTGCACGACGAGAACGGCGTTTATCCGGCACCTGCTAACGCCACCAGCTAG